Sequence from the Plasmodium berghei ANKA genome assembly, chromosome: 3 genome:
TAACAACTCATAATGCGTGACCTTTTATAGGAGAATCATATACACACTATCATGGTGTTTCCTTTGTACATATACATCCTATGTATAATATGCATTTACATTTACATGCCCAATTTCTCTGATTTATAACTATAGTTTAAATGGGTAACcaaaattatgtttttgtatatactaagagaaattaaaatactttttaaaaaactataaatTTACACaaagttttatattttgtacgTATGTAATATaccatattatattttcatctcTTAAATTAgtcattatatattatccCTCTGATCCATGCACACAATATATACAACGATTTCTGATGGCTATTTTATGCTactatttttgttttaaatagCCAAATGGTCATATAATTATccttatatttaaaatttggacgtacatttttatgaacAGTAAGGtaatttaacaaaaaaaaattgcttaaaaaaatcagtattttaaaagggatattatatatcttttattttggaATGTTTTaagataaataatataattagtgtgtaaattaaaaatatatagctctataataataataataataataataataataataataataatttccCATATCTTTAATTTGGTTTTTATactattttgaaaaaatacaaaaataatatttattgaaTTAGTTTACAgacattattatatatactatacttgcatatgtaaaaatctaattataattatatacatcCTCTTGTTTCATTATTAGTACTTAAAAGTGTGATTATATAAAGGTCTTATAAagaattgaaaaaaaaatacacattataaaattatatgaaaataatatagcaaattaaaaaatatataataatgtaatatgtgtatataaagcaaaattcaaataaattatttatgtaatattttgcgaataaaaacaaacatTCAAAATAACACatgtatatacaattaaatatatactataatCTAATTGTATGATATTTATGCGAGTCCTCCTAAATAATCATACATGAgcacaaaataaatacttatatcattaaacgagaaaattatattattatatattaaaaaatttttattttcgcATGAgcatatatgcatttttattgtCATCACAATAATTAATATCTTGTGctaattatttttagtaatatttatattgtataatttgtaaatataatggcataaattttatttaatttttttccactcatttttcttttatttttcttatttatttacttatttatttatttttttttataattttattgaaaaaCATATTGCAATACAATCTTAATGAAATAGTTCTAAGCtacttataaaaatagattaataaaaaaaaatatccatatattatatttttgtttcttATCCAAGATTGTTTGAGCTggtttattattatattatcctgattttaataaatcatataaatatatgtaaatggTACAGtttaattcatataaagtatatatgaactaatttttctttatcacCACATTGcagaataatttttttttagtaatatttgttttttcactttttatTAAGAAAAATGTTGAACAACGTTAAAATTCCCGAATTCGTAACCGATGAAGAGCACCCGATTGGATATATTGTAACCAGCATTCATGATTTTGTAAATGATAGTGTTAGATTAGTAAGAAAATGTACAAAACCAAGTAAAAAggaatatacaaatattgtATGTGCTTGTACGATTGGATTTTTAATTATGGGACTTATTGGATATACAATCAAATTAGTATTTATTCCGatcaataatatatttgttggCTCCTACTAAAAATGTGGAGAATACAAACACAAAAATCCTAGTTATGATTAATTAATTCGAATTATAAAGAGCTGAGATGCAACAAAAGAGTCTTAGCACATAATGGtgaaattgaaaaatcAAACATTTGAttgtaattatatataaaattgaaaagaGGTTGAagattatttttcaattgtttatataagaatgggaatttttatgaaatataatGGATTTGTAGTAAATATGATTAGAGGATGACAAACAAAATCGAAAAGATATAATTATTAGGAACGATATATTGACAAAACATTTTTCCCCCTTACATATGTATTGTATGCAtgtatgtgtatatatgcataacgTTGCAAAAGTTTTattgtataaaataagtACATAAATGATTCGATCAATGTAAACTATATactgttattatttttttaagtaacattatttttaaaaatctTAGATTTCAAAAGAATAATtaattgtatttatatcaattgtgtatattgtttatatcCTTTGAAAGAGTTAATGTATGTGTATACACgctgtatatatatacacacgctttctcttttttaaagaataaaataaaaatttataataaaaaaaaaacgaatttTTAGTTATCACAATTAATATAGTTACAGcgattattaatttatatatactgtTATATTATGGTTATTGTTAAGatcttattattttcactttattttttatgggTTGTccaataaaaatacttatatttcattaaattattccttcatatatataatcaaaCAAAAATGAGAATATCGATTTTTGGGGGTTACTATGTATgcatgtatttttttttataacgaTGATTTTGtttgataatttataataagtATGAATTAATGtagaacaaaataaaaaaaaaaaaaaggtacaaaaataaatattattttttctttcaaaTTGGAGAGATAATTACATGctgtttttttcattagctattttatatattattaataaaaataaaaagtgaGAAAAAATTGCCCTATATTTATACCTTACATGTATTCACATTTGttcatttaatttagtcatttatttattttttgtggaAAACATTTAACCCAAAACATAATGCTTTTGTAATGGAACTTGTATTTACTTAAATTAtacaacaaaaaaaaatcaaaataaaaagggaAATGTAGAAAAATTTATGAGATGTTCTACAAGGAAGTAAATGCAtatcaatataaatatgcatacataatatatacataagtatatgcataaatatatactaaatatatacataaatatatactaaatatatactaaatatatactaaatatatacataaatatatacataaatatatactaaatatatgcataaatatttattaccCACCTTTTAGCAATTTTTTCGAAGACCCTAAAATATGTGCTCATTTAAGAGGGTAAAGgggttttttatttgatatatttttttatagcaattaaaaattatatattataccaaaataaaaatacagcaatccaaataaattatgcatataatatatatatgtgaaaataattaacttgaataaaattacgtatatttttttctttttttttctttaataatcgaaattttttttttcaataaacattagtaattttaaaattacagaaatattaaagtaaaagtaaaaaaaagtataatcatatttctattttattcgtatttaaaaatgtcaAGAAGAACTAAAAAGGTGAGAGAAAATtactaataaataaaaattaaaggaAAAGA
This genomic interval carries:
- a CDS encoding Sec61-gamma subunit of protein translocation complex, putative, whose amino-acid sequence is MLNNVKIPEFVTDEEHPIGYIVTSIHDFVNDSVRLVRKCTKPSKKEYTNIVCACTIGFLIMGLIGYTIKLVFIPINNIFVGSY